The Sedimentibacter sp. zth1 DNA segment TTTCATTAATAACAATTTTTCTTTCATTTTCCTGCTTGTTTTCTTTAATAACTTGAAACATACATGCTATACATATGATTAAAAAAGCACATATAATACCTATCCATATTTTTTTATTTTTCATTTATATTCTCACCTATTAATTTTCAATCATTCTAAATATCATTCCTGCTATTTCTTCTCTAGTAGCATTTCTTTCAGGATAAATCTCCATTTCATCATCAGGAATATATCCATATTTTACACACGCTGCAACAGACTCAATAGTCCAGTCAGCACATTTTATGTAGTCTGTAAATTGGCACATTATATTTATTATTTCATAGTTTTCCATAGACATATTTTTTCCTAAAATTTCTGCTGTTCTTGCAATCATAAGTGCAGCATCTTGTCTTGTAACATTATTATTAGGTTTAAATACTTTATCAGAATATCCGTTTATTATTCCCATCTGATGTGCTGCTCCAACGTATCCTGAAAACCAATCAGAATCTTTTACGTCTTCAAAGGTTTCAATTTCAATTTCTTCAAGACATAAAGCTTTAGCTAGCATTGTTGCTAATTGAGCTCTCGTAACATAACCCTTTGGATTAAATGTATTTTCATTAAAGCCATTAACTATTCCTTTAGCATTAAGCCCAATAATTGCTTCCTTCTCTGAACTACTATCTATATCTGTAAATTTATTTTTATATTCAATCTTTGGTTCTGTATTTTTTTTAGGTAATACTTTTTCTTCGTATTTTTTTTCGACATCACTCATATCATACAACGATGTCTGTCCTTTTAAAAAACGACTGTAGGCAACCATCGCATACATACCTTGATCTGTAGCCATGCCATCAATACCATATTCTTTTACATGCTTAAATCCTCCTGTTTCAGGTATATAAAAATCATCTATGATATTTGATACCACCCAACTTCCGTTTTTCTTTACAAATCTATCGTCAATTTTAGGATCTATATTAAGTTTACAAAGTGCTACCAAAACTTGATCTGCACTTTCAGAGTTTTTATTTCCCCAACTTTCAAATCCACCATCATTATTCATTTTGTTAGATAAAACAACTAAACCTCTATCTACAGCATCTTTTACTTTTTCTTGGTCAACATAATTCGCAAGAGATTGAAGAACCATAGCAGTAACATCGGTATCTGGATTGCTCTCTCCCATAGACCATCCTCCACCATTTATTTCCTTGCTTAGTATATGATCTACAAGTTTTTGCCTTGTAGTCACATTTTTTATATTGCCTGTATTTGTAACATCATAATTTCCACTATCTAACGCAATAAGTCCCCACACAGCTCCATTTATACCTTGCCATACAAGGTTATCAAATTCAGCCAATTTTTCAGTCAAATCGTATCCTCCAACATTTGTAGGATCTTTGCCAAGAGCAGTAAGAGTTAACACAGCTCTTGAATATTCTGTATACTTTCTTTTATGCAAGATACCATCATTTTCTTCAAGTTGTTTAACTAAGTTATTATAGTAATCATCATAATATTTCTCTGGAACTTCTATTCCAGCTCTAATTAATGATATTATTGTCCATTCTCCAAGTGTTTCATCATTTTTAAGTTTTTTAGCACAATCAAGCACATATTTAGCAGTATTCTCTATGACTTTATCTAATTCAACAGAAGGTTCCTTTATCTGCACTGCATATATAGGCAATAATGAGCTTATTACTATGCTTAACATCAGCATAATACTCAATATTTTTTTTATGATTTTCATCTTCATTCCTCCATTTTTTATTTTCTTTCTCTTTTATTTTTTATGTGATAGTTTACCTATCTTTTTTATATACGCGGAGTTACGTAGCAACTTTTTTATGATACAACTAAAACACAAATCTGTTTATTCACAAAAAAAACAGCTGTTTTCCATTTACTTATAAAAACAGCTGTTTAATACTCGCTATTATAATCTATTTTAGTCCATGGAAAATAGAGTATGTATCAAAATTATTAGGCTGTGTCTGACTTAGCTTTATTAATTTCTCCATCTTATTGCTTAGCAATAGAATTACAAAATTAATTTAGCATTACAGTGACCGGCTCGCAGAGGATTTTCACCTCTTT contains these protein-coding regions:
- a CDS encoding S-layer homology domain-containing protein produces the protein MKIIKKILSIMLMLSIVISSLLPIYAVQIKEPSVELDKVIENTAKYVLDCAKKLKNDETLGEWTIISLIRAGIEVPEKYYDDYYNNLVKQLEENDGILHKRKYTEYSRAVLTLTALGKDPTNVGGYDLTEKLAEFDNLVWQGINGAVWGLIALDSGNYDVTNTGNIKNVTTRQKLVDHILSKEINGGGWSMGESNPDTDVTAMVLQSLANYVDQEKVKDAVDRGLVVLSNKMNNDGGFESWGNKNSESADQVLVALCKLNIDPKIDDRFVKKNGSWVVSNIIDDFYIPETGGFKHVKEYGIDGMATDQGMYAMVAYSRFLKGQTSLYDMSDVEKKYEEKVLPKKNTEPKIEYKNKFTDIDSSSEKEAIIGLNAKGIVNGFNENTFNPKGYVTRAQLATMLAKALCLEEIEIETFEDVKDSDWFSGYVGAAHQMGIINGYSDKVFKPNNNVTRQDAALMIARTAEILGKNMSMENYEIINIMCQFTDYIKCADWTIESVAACVKYGYIPDDEMEIYPERNATREEIAGMIFRMIEN